From a region of the Macrobrachium nipponense isolate FS-2020 chromosome 20, ASM1510439v2, whole genome shotgun sequence genome:
- the LOC135221838 gene encoding uncharacterized protein LOC135221838, producing MKKAERTTVRHQLLLGILVVVLALAPVLSSARKSVHQASPFCSLLSEETLSCDFEQIEEHVQFDKLDSEVGRKIKTVYLKNIEQLSVSGTPCVNLHLDGITEATFILAHTCQNKGDVSMTVANSKVNIVPKYVTHLHMESSTADWLTGDKGFKALSVVNSRIKTLNIDKAVDEPITVKFEGVTIDVFEELKLENKANLILLNTTINKFKSNSLQIADAQVTISNCYIKSAEEKAIKLEEKGLLTMKENVGTITFSGPAGLPPKKEELRVPGVPPPNMKPRPPRDSSSPLIWIIPTVLAVVEAMIIMINCTNWFPALKSRRHRRSSSSQGLSGSEYGMMPDSVYYATGDYGSINKRRAGMES from the exons ATGAAGAAAGCCGAGCGCACTACAGTACGCCATCAACTCCTGCTCGGGATTCTGGTGGTGGTGCTGGCCTTGGCTCCAGTCCTATCGAGTGCAAGGAAGTCTGTCCACCAGGCGTCGCCTTTCTGCTCTCTGCTCTCCGAGGAGACTCTGTCGTGCGACTTCGAGCAAATAGAGGAG cacGTGCAGTTCGACAAACTGGACAGCGAAGTTGGAAGGAAGATCAAGACGGTCTATCTCAAAAACATCGAGCAGCTGTCAGTGTCGGGCACCCCTTGCGTCAACCTGCACTTGGATGGCATCACGGAGGCCACATTCATCCTCGCCCACACTTGTCAAAACAAAGGCGACGTTTCTATGACAGTAGCCAACTCCAAGGTTAACATTGTGCCGAAATATGTCACCCACCTACACATGGAATCTTCCACCGCGGATTGGCTCACCGGAGACAAAGGATTCAAAGCTCTGTCTGTGGTCAACTCCCGTATCAAAACGCTGAACATCGACAAGGCCGTCGACGAGCCCATCACTGTCAAGTTCGAGGGAGTCACTATCGACGTCTTCGAGGAGCTGAAACTCGAAAATAAAGCCAACCTTATTTTGCTCAACACAACCATCAACAAATTCAAGTCGAACAGCTTGCAAATAGCAGATGCGCAAGTTACCATCAGCAACTGCTACATCAAATCTGCCGAGGAAAAGGCGATCAAACTGGAAGAGAAGGGCTTACTGACTATGAAGGAGAATGTTGGTACTATCACCTTCTCAGGCCCCGCAGGGCTACCTCCCAAGAAAGAGGAACTTCGCGTCCCTGGAGTGCCCCCTCCCAATATGAAGCCTCGACCTCCAAGGGACTCTTCTTCTCCGTTGATTTGGATCATCCCAACTGTCTTGGCGGTAGTGGAGGCCATGATTATCATGATTAACTGCACGAACTGGTTTCCCGCGCTCAAGAGCAGACGACATCGAAGATCGTCGTCGAGCCAAGGGCTCTCGGGGTCGGAGTATGGCATGATGCCGGACTCCGTGTACTACGCCACTGGCGATTACGGCTCGATAAATAAGAGGAGGGCTGGCATGGAATCCTGA